Proteins found in one Nostoc sp. NIES-3756 genomic segment:
- a CDS encoding nucleoside deaminase — translation MDEFMQAAIEEAKQGRQEGGIPIGSVLVKDGKLLGRGHNKRVQDGDPITHAEIDCLRNAGRIGSYRGTTLYSTLMPCYLCAGAVVQFGIKKVIVGESRTFPGAKDFMVSHGVEVIDLNLDECEQMMSEFIETNPELWNEDIGK, via the coding sequence ATGGATGAATTTATGCAGGCTGCTATTGAAGAAGCCAAACAAGGTAGACAAGAAGGGGGGATTCCCATAGGTTCGGTGCTTGTCAAAGATGGCAAACTTCTTGGCAGAGGACACAACAAGCGTGTACAAGATGGTGATCCCATAACTCATGCTGAAATCGATTGTCTGCGTAATGCCGGGAGAATTGGCTCTTACCGAGGCACTACATTATATTCAACCTTAATGCCGTGTTATTTGTGCGCTGGGGCTGTGGTGCAATTTGGAATTAAAAAGGTAATTGTTGGCGAATCTCGAACTTTCCCTGGTGCTAAAGATTTTATGGTGTCTCACGGTGTGGAAGTGATTGATTTGAATTTAGATGAATGCGAACAAATGATGAGTGAGTTTATTGAAACTAATCCTGAGTTGTGGAATGAGGATATTGGGAAGTGA
- a CDS encoding nucleoside hydrolase — translation MTKQLVLMDHDGGVDDYLATMLLLTMDHIELLGVVVTPADCYVQPAVSATRKIIDLMGFSHIPVAESTVRGINPFPRLYRRDSFIVDHLPILNQNDTIHTPLLAETGQDFMVRVLREAAAPVTLMVTGPLTTVAVALDKAPDIEAKIAKIVWMGGALNVPGNVEKSLEAGQDGSAEWNVYWDAVSAARVWQTQIEVIMCPLDLTNNVPVTSDLVYKMGRQRHYPISDLAGQCYALVIPQDYYFWDVLATAYLGHPEFYQLREWETEIITTGLSQGRTKVVPGGRKILAMDKVDKEAFYAYILQQWAR, via the coding sequence ATGACTAAACAACTCGTATTAATGGATCATGATGGCGGTGTAGATGATTATCTAGCAACTATGCTGCTGTTGACGATGGATCACATCGAACTGCTTGGTGTTGTTGTCACACCTGCTGATTGCTATGTCCAACCAGCCGTGAGTGCTACAAGAAAAATTATTGATTTGATGGGATTCTCTCACATACCAGTAGCAGAAAGTACAGTACGGGGGATTAATCCTTTCCCCCGCTTGTATCGTCGTGATTCATTTATTGTTGACCATCTGCCAATTCTCAACCAAAACGACACCATTCACACCCCTTTGCTAGCAGAAACAGGGCAAGATTTCATGGTGAGAGTATTACGGGAAGCAGCAGCGCCCGTTACCCTAATGGTGACAGGGCCATTAACAACAGTTGCCGTCGCCTTGGACAAAGCACCAGATATCGAAGCCAAAATTGCCAAGATTGTTTGGATGGGTGGCGCGTTGAATGTTCCTGGTAATGTGGAAAAAAGTTTAGAAGCTGGACAAGATGGTTCAGCCGAATGGAATGTGTACTGGGATGCGGTATCAGCAGCGCGGGTATGGCAAACCCAAATTGAAGTTATTATGTGTCCTTTAGATTTAACTAATAATGTGCCTGTGACATCGGATTTAGTCTACAAAATGGGAAGACAACGCCATTATCCTATTTCCGATTTAGCCGGACAATGTTATGCCTTAGTAATTCCTCAAGATTATTATTTTTGGGATGTATTAGCCACCGCTTATTTAGGACACCCAGAGTTTTATCAACTCCGCGAATGGGAAACAGAAATTATCACCACTGGTTTAAGTCAGGGAAGAACTAAAGTTGTTCCTGGTGGACGCAAAATTTTAGCTATGGATAAAGTAGATAAAGAGGCTTTTTATGCTTATATTTTGCAGCAGTGGGCAAGATAA
- a CDS encoding N-acetylmuramoyl-L-alanine amidase: MKFRNWATRVTLIFLMLAALILALLIGKARQLPQGAVTSTSDSTIWKQYPQVQVHSFTTKQKQTANLIKTPPTKNHSVGRYATTQVFDKYKPRLEIAAVDPSNYGERYAQDINGLPVNNQPIVVLHETANSAASAVNFFQTPHTDENVQASYHAIIKLDGTVLYLVPPEKRAFGAANSVFEGINGSETVKTNASLPSSVNNFAYHVSLETPPDGYGNNFLQSHSGYTEAQYNSLAWLLAQSQVPEDRITTHKAVDRSSQRVDPRSFDFDKFLQLLNTYRQLSPVYRAQR, translated from the coding sequence ATGAAGTTTCGTAACTGGGCTACTAGAGTTACCCTTATTTTCCTGATGTTAGCCGCTTTGATATTAGCGTTATTAATCGGGAAAGCCAGACAGTTACCACAGGGTGCAGTAACATCGACTTCAGACAGTACAATTTGGAAACAGTATCCCCAGGTTCAAGTCCATTCATTCACAACTAAACAAAAACAAACAGCGAATCTCATTAAAACCCCACCAACAAAAAATCATTCGGTTGGAAGATATGCAACTACTCAGGTGTTTGATAAGTACAAGCCTAGATTAGAAATCGCGGCGGTAGATCCCAGCAATTATGGTGAGAGATATGCTCAAGATATCAATGGTTTACCTGTAAACAACCAACCGATTGTCGTTCTTCACGAAACTGCTAATTCTGCTGCTAGTGCGGTTAACTTTTTCCAAACACCTCATACAGATGAGAACGTCCAAGCAAGTTATCACGCCATCATTAAATTAGATGGAACTGTTTTATATTTAGTACCTCCAGAAAAACGAGCCTTTGGTGCGGCTAATTCAGTTTTTGAGGGGATAAATGGTTCGGAAACAGTCAAAACTAACGCTAGCTTACCATCCTCTGTAAATAATTTTGCCTATCACGTTTCTTTAGAAACTCCACCAGATGGATATGGCAATAATTTCTTACAATCTCATAGCGGCTATACAGAAGCACAATATAATTCTTTAGCTTGGTTACTAGCTCAAAGTCAAGTGCCAGAAGACCGGATTACTACTCATAAAGCTGTAGACCGTTCCAGCCAAAGAGTTGATCCCCGGAGTTTTGATTTCGATAAATTTCTGCAATTACTAAATACCTATCGCCAACTCAGCCCAGTTTATCGAGCGCAGAGGTAG
- a CDS encoding GTPase family protein — protein sequence MTGVWQKAADSVVQRLPVEQVSQKFVQWFSVSETEVAEILDKVRKELPTTEALLLGKPQAGKSSIVRGLTGVSAEIVGQGFRPHTQHTQRYAYPSNDLPLLIFTDTVGLGDINQETQGVIQELVGDLKEKSGRARVLILTVKINDFATDTLRQIAQNLRQQYPEIPCLLAVTCLHELYPPGVEDHPVYPPDYEEVNRAFAAIQEAFAGVYDRSILIDFTLEEDGYNPVFYGLDALRDSLAELLPEAEAKAIYQLLDKQAGEKLGNLYRDIGRRYTLSFAVMAATLAAVPLPFATMPVLTALQVSMVTLLGKLYGQTVTPSQAGGIVSAIAGGFLAQAIGRELVKFIPGFGSAIAASWAAAYTLSLGETACVYFGDLMGGNKPDPQKIQSVMQEAFVKAKERFKGIKS from the coding sequence ATGACTGGTGTCTGGCAAAAGGCAGCAGATAGCGTGGTGCAGAGATTACCCGTGGAACAGGTTTCACAGAAGTTTGTTCAGTGGTTCAGCGTGAGTGAGACGGAAGTTGCGGAAATTCTGGACAAGGTGCGAAAGGAACTACCGACTACAGAGGCTTTATTACTGGGGAAGCCACAAGCTGGTAAGAGTTCTATTGTACGCGGACTGACGGGGGTTTCGGCTGAGATTGTCGGACAAGGCTTTCGTCCCCACACCCAACACACCCAACGCTACGCCTATCCATCTAACGATCTGCCACTACTGATTTTTACTGATACTGTAGGCTTGGGTGATATTAACCAAGAAACTCAGGGAGTTATTCAGGAGTTAGTAGGGGATTTAAAAGAAAAAAGTGGACGCGCCAGAGTCTTAATTTTGACAGTAAAAATTAATGACTTTGCCACTGATACCCTACGACAAATTGCTCAAAACCTACGTCAGCAGTATCCAGAAATCCCTTGTTTATTGGCAGTTACCTGTTTACACGAACTTTACCCCCCCGGTGTGGAGGATCATCCAGTTTATCCGCCAGATTATGAGGAAGTTAACCGGGCTTTTGCCGCAATTCAAGAAGCTTTTGCCGGGGTTTATGATCGTTCCATCCTCATTGATTTTACTTTAGAGGAAGATGGATATAATCCAGTATTTTATGGCTTAGATGCTCTTAGGGATAGTCTAGCGGAACTTCTTCCCGAAGCAGAAGCTAAAGCTATATATCAATTATTAGATAAGCAAGCAGGTGAGAAATTAGGCAATCTCTACCGGGATATTGGCAGGCGTTACACCTTATCCTTTGCGGTGATGGCTGCTACACTAGCGGCTGTACCGTTGCCCTTTGCTACTATGCCAGTGCTTACCGCTTTGCAAGTATCGATGGTAACGCTGTTAGGTAAATTATATGGGCAAACAGTCACACCATCGCAAGCTGGGGGAATTGTGAGTGCGATCGCTGGTGGTTTTTTAGCACAGGCGATAGGTAGGGAGTTAGTTAAATTTATCCCAGGATTTGGCAGTGCGATCGCGGCATCTTGGGCAGCAGCTTATACTTTGTCTTTAGGGGAAACAGCTTGTGTCTATTTTGGTGATTTGATGGGTGGGAATAAGCCAGATCCACAAAAGATTCAATCTGTGATGCAGGAAGCTTTTGTTAAAGCAAAGGAACGGTTTAAGGGGATTAAGTCTTGA
- a CDS encoding DUF1611 domain-containing protein has protein sequence MRLPLNQKVAILLHEGTTGSVGKTGLALLRYSEAPIVAVIDRNCAGKSLKEITGIKRDVPIVDSVAAALEYQPQVLVIGIAPKGGAIPDDYWIELKTALAAGMSLVNGLHTPLASIPDLTTLLKPGQLIWDVRKEPANLEVASAAARTLPCRRVLTVGTDMAVGKMSTSLELHWASKLRGWRSKFLPTGQTGVMLEGDGVALDAVRVDFAAGAVEQMVMRYGKNYDILHIEGQGSLLHPGSTATLPLIRGSQPTQLVLVHRAGQTHNTNNPHIPIPPLTEVIRLYETVASAGGAFGNVPVVGIALNTAHLDEDAAKEAIAQTVAQTGLPCTDVVRFGADVLLDAVMQN, from the coding sequence GTGCGTCTGCCACTTAATCAAAAAGTAGCAATTTTGCTACATGAAGGAACTACTGGATCTGTTGGCAAAACAGGCTTGGCACTTTTACGCTACAGTGAAGCCCCTATCGTTGCTGTAATTGACCGCAACTGTGCAGGCAAGTCTCTAAAAGAGATTACAGGCATTAAGCGTGATGTACCGATTGTAGACTCGGTAGCTGCTGCCTTAGAATACCAGCCCCAAGTTTTAGTTATTGGTATTGCCCCTAAAGGTGGGGCAATACCTGATGATTACTGGATAGAACTGAAAACGGCATTGGCTGCTGGGATGTCGTTGGTAAATGGTTTACACACACCCTTGGCGAGTATCCCTGATTTAACTACACTCCTCAAGCCTGGGCAATTAATTTGGGATGTGCGAAAAGAACCAGCTAATTTAGAAGTTGCTAGTGCGGCGGCGCGGACACTACCCTGTCGGCGGGTGTTGACGGTGGGAACAGATATGGCAGTAGGGAAAATGTCCACCAGTTTAGAGTTACATTGGGCATCAAAATTGCGGGGTTGGCGTTCTAAGTTTTTGCCTACCGGACAAACTGGTGTGATGTTGGAAGGTGATGGTGTGGCTTTGGATGCAGTGCGGGTAGATTTTGCCGCAGGTGCGGTAGAACAGATGGTGATGCGCTACGGCAAAAACTACGATATTCTGCATATTGAAGGGCAAGGTTCCTTACTTCATCCTGGTTCTACTGCTACCTTACCCTTAATTCGTGGTTCCCAACCTACTCAATTAGTGCTGGTACACCGTGCTGGACAAACCCACAATACCAATAACCCGCATATACCGATACCGCCGTTAACTGAAGTAATTCGCCTGTATGAAACGGTAGCTAGTGCGGGTGGGGCTTTTGGGAATGTGCCAGTGGTGGGCATAGCTTTAAATACTGCCCATTTAGATGAGGATGCAGCCAAAGAGGCGATCGCTCAAACAGTAGCACAAACTGGTTTACCTTGCACTGATGTCGTCCGCTTTGGTGCTGATGTTTTATTAGATGCTGTGATGCAGAATTAA
- a CDS encoding dipeptide epimerase produces the protein MQVEISLFTVNKRFPLTISRGTTAKTTNVWVKIIHDDIEGWGEASPFGVGNYGQSTETIKDYLQQLVPLLQPFSPLQRQEIEQLFIKYQVPSGVRAALDIALHDWLGKRVGLPLWQIWGLDRNSIVPTSVTIGIDTPQGARIRTRDWLELTDVRLLKVKLGNPDGIEADKQMLLAVKDEAPKQECFVDANGGWNLADAVQMCSWLADLGIKYVEQPLIRGREEDLIKLKAQSPLPIFVDESCFNSTDIPRLANYADGINIKLMKSGGLTEALRMVHTAKACGLQVMFGCYSDSTLSNTAAAQLAPLADYLDLDSHLNLSDDPFTGALLQEGRVLPNDLPGLGVKYSASAT, from the coding sequence ATGCAGGTAGAAATTAGTTTATTTACGGTCAATAAAAGATTTCCTTTGACTATTAGTCGCGGTACTACAGCAAAGACGACAAATGTCTGGGTGAAGATTATCCATGACGACATCGAAGGCTGGGGTGAAGCTTCACCTTTTGGCGTAGGTAATTATGGACAGTCTACTGAGACTATCAAAGACTACTTGCAGCAACTTGTGCCACTATTACAACCATTTAGCCCTTTGCAGAGACAAGAAATCGAGCAATTATTCATAAAATATCAAGTTCCTTCAGGGGTGAGGGCAGCTTTAGATATTGCACTGCACGACTGGTTGGGTAAGCGTGTAGGTTTACCCCTGTGGCAAATTTGGGGTCTTGATCGAAATTCTATAGTTCCAACTTCAGTTACTATTGGTATTGATACACCCCAAGGGGCAAGAATACGGACAAGAGACTGGCTGGAATTAACAGATGTTCGCCTCTTGAAAGTGAAGTTAGGCAATCCTGATGGTATAGAAGCAGACAAACAAATGCTTTTAGCGGTGAAGGACGAAGCCCCAAAGCAGGAATGTTTTGTCGATGCCAATGGCGGATGGAATTTGGCTGATGCAGTTCAAATGTGCAGTTGGCTGGCTGATCTGGGTATTAAGTATGTCGAACAGCCATTAATTAGGGGGCGGGAAGAGGATTTAATTAAATTGAAGGCACAATCTCCCCTACCAATATTTGTTGATGAAAGTTGCTTCAATAGTACTGATATTCCCCGTTTAGCTAATTATGCTGATGGCATTAATATTAAATTGATGAAATCGGGGGGTTTAACTGAAGCACTACGAATGGTGCATACAGCTAAGGCTTGTGGGTTGCAAGTCATGTTTGGCTGTTATTCTGACAGTACACTATCAAATACGGCTGCGGCACAACTAGCGCCACTGGCTGATTATTTAGACTTAGATAGTCACCTCAACTTAAGTGATGATCCCTTTACAGGGGCGTTGCTACAAGAGGGACGAGTGTTACCAAATGACTTACCAGGCTTGGGAGTAAAATATAGTGCGTCTGCCACTTAA
- a CDS encoding NUDIX hydrolase, whose amino-acid sequence MSKLQKWQILNSKMVLNHQWCQVRQDEVKLPSGAIIDDYFVNIKPDIVLVFPITANREVIFVRQYRHGAENFFIELPAGRFDPKQESAEDAGLRELQEETGYTAKQLIKIGTLYDNPSKETNQIHFFLAENVIKVGEQNLDITEEIEVILIPVDSILEKITQGEISVAGTVAALFLGLKFVADK is encoded by the coding sequence ATGAGTAAATTACAAAAATGGCAAATTTTAAACTCAAAAATGGTCTTAAATCATCAATGGTGTCAAGTTAGACAAGATGAGGTTAAATTACCAAGCGGTGCAATAATCGATGACTATTTTGTAAATATTAAGCCTGATATTGTCTTAGTTTTTCCTATCACTGCTAATAGAGAAGTCATCTTTGTGCGTCAATACAGACACGGGGCAGAAAACTTTTTTATAGAACTACCAGCTGGGAGATTTGACCCCAAACAAGAAAGTGCTGAAGATGCAGGTTTAAGAGAATTACAAGAAGAAACTGGTTATACAGCCAAACAACTAATAAAAATTGGCACTCTATACGATAATCCCAGTAAAGAAACTAATCAAATTCATTTCTTCTTGGCAGAGAATGTTATTAAAGTTGGAGAACAAAATTTGGATATTACAGAAGAGATAGAAGTCATCTTGATTCCTGTAGATTCAATTTTAGAGAAAATTACTCAAGGTGAAATTTCAGTAGCGGGAACTGTTGCCGCTCTATTTTTAGGGTTAAAGTTTGTGGCTGATAAATAA
- a CDS encoding type II toxin-antitoxin system HicB family antitoxin has translation MKIKAIIHPAAEGSYWAEVPALPGCITEGETMEEVLANLKDAIEGWLDVAIAS, from the coding sequence ATAAAAATTAAAGCAATCATTCACCCAGCAGCAGAAGGCAGCTATTGGGCAGAAGTTCCGGCGCTTCCTGGTTGTATTACTGAAGGTGAGACAATGGAGGAAGTGTTAGCTAATTTGAAGGATGCTATCGAAGGTTGGCTTGATGTTGCGATCGCAAGTTAG
- a CDS encoding type II toxin-antitoxin system HicB family antitoxin, with product MKIFTAIIDKDLDTNLYVGYVPGFAGAHSQGETLDELQHNLREVIEMLLEDEEVIFTTQFVGTQQIVVN from the coding sequence ATGAAAATCTTTACTGCTATTATTGATAAAGATTTGGATACAAATCTCTATGTAGGCTATGTCCCTGGATTTGCAGGAGCGCATTCTCAGGGAGAAACTTTAGATGAGTTACAACACAACCTCCGCGAAGTAATTGAAATGCTTCTGGAAGATGAAGAAGTAATTTTTACGACACAATTTGTTGGTACACAGCAGATTGTGGTTAACTGA
- a CDS encoding type II toxin-antitoxin system HicA family toxin translates to MEVQQKGSHKQFRHEDGQGTTVPFHQGWDISPSLLRKIASDIYLTVEELLEAR, encoded by the coding sequence GTGGAGGTTCAGCAAAAAGGCTCACATAAGCAGTTTCGTCATGAGGATGGACAAGGCACAACCGTTCCATTTCACCAAGGTTGGGACATATCTCCCAGTTTGCTACGAAAGATAGCCAGCGACATTTATTTAACAGTTGAGGAACTGTTAGAGGCGAGATAA
- the ribBA gene encoding bifunctional 3,4-dihydroxy-2-butanone-4-phosphate synthase/GTP cyclohydrolase II encodes MSQPKNTQQSFTNPQNGEKLDTGVVPQVSASSTEKFMFDSIDAALSDLKAGRAIVVVDDENRENEGDLICAAQFATPDMINFMAVEARGLICLAMTGDRLDELDLPLMVTNITDPNQTAFTVSIDASPHLGVSTGISAEDRARTIQVTLNPATKPSDLRRPGHIFPLRAKAGGVLKRAGHTEAAVDLSRLAGLYPAGVICEIQNPDGSMARLQQLIDYAKNHNLKIISIADLISYRLQHDRLVYREVVTKLPSQFGQFDIYAYRHTLDNTEHVAIVKGKPENFRDEPVMVRMHSECLTGDALGSLRCDCRMQLVAALKMIESAGQGVVVYLRQEGRGIGLINKLKAYSLQDMGLDTVEANERLGFPADLRDYGMGAQMLMDLGVKKIRLITNNPRKIAGVKGYGLEVVDRVPLLIEANDYNSYYLATKAKKLGHMLLQTYLVTVAIHWQDDPQLVTKRYERLEKLRHLVRSHDLLLQEEARPLAIALFDEPALTVHLGFDQAKVASCDWYRQTGHPYLQAILPILDNLASLPYVQKLEFLISSGSDPLSNLQVQLDRQTISPHELPSSVGNDLETQKIYSFTKEVEE; translated from the coding sequence GTGTCACAACCTAAAAATACACAGCAGTCTTTCACTAATCCCCAGAATGGGGAGAAACTAGACACGGGTGTTGTTCCTCAAGTATCTGCCTCTTCAACAGAAAAGTTTATGTTTGATTCTATTGATGCTGCGTTATCAGACCTGAAAGCGGGTCGTGCCATTGTAGTGGTAGATGACGAAAACCGAGAAAATGAAGGCGATTTAATATGTGCCGCCCAATTTGCCACGCCTGACATGATCAATTTTATGGCAGTGGAGGCCAGAGGACTGATTTGTCTGGCGATGACTGGCGATCGCTTGGATGAACTCGATTTACCATTGATGGTGACAAATATCACCGACCCTAACCAGACGGCTTTTACTGTCAGTATTGATGCTAGCCCTCATCTGGGTGTATCTACAGGCATCTCCGCCGAAGACAGGGCGCGGACAATTCAGGTAACACTCAACCCAGCCACAAAACCATCAGATTTACGTCGTCCTGGTCATATTTTCCCCTTACGTGCTAAAGCTGGCGGCGTACTCAAACGCGCTGGACATACAGAGGCGGCTGTTGATTTATCTCGCTTGGCAGGACTATATCCGGCTGGGGTGATTTGTGAGATTCAAAACCCCGATGGTTCAATGGCACGGTTACAGCAGTTAATTGATTATGCCAAGAACCACAATTTAAAAATTATTAGTATTGCCGATTTAATTAGCTATCGTCTGCAACATGATCGCTTAGTGTATCGTGAGGTGGTCACTAAATTACCTAGTCAATTCGGTCAATTTGACATTTACGCCTATCGCCACACCTTAGACAATACAGAACACGTTGCTATTGTCAAGGGCAAACCAGAAAATTTCCGCGATGAGCCTGTGATGGTGCGGATGCACTCGGAATGTTTAACGGGTGATGCCTTGGGTTCTTTGCGCTGTGATTGTCGGATGCAGCTTGTAGCGGCGTTGAAAATGATTGAGTCGGCTGGTCAAGGTGTCGTAGTTTACCTGCGACAAGAAGGACGCGGGATTGGGTTAATCAATAAACTCAAAGCCTACTCCTTACAAGATATGGGATTAGATACGGTGGAGGCGAATGAGCGTTTGGGCTTCCCCGCCGATTTGCGCGATTATGGGATGGGAGCGCAAATGCTAATGGATTTGGGTGTGAAGAAGATTCGCCTAATTACCAACAATCCCCGAAAGATTGCTGGTGTTAAGGGTTACGGCTTGGAAGTAGTTGACCGCGTGCCGTTATTAATTGAAGCCAACGATTACAATTCTTACTACTTAGCCACCAAGGCGAAAAAACTAGGTCATATGTTGTTGCAGACTTACCTAGTAACTGTAGCCATCCACTGGCAAGATGACCCGCAATTAGTGACAAAACGCTATGAGCGGTTGGAGAAATTGCGGCATTTAGTCAGAAGCCATGATTTATTATTGCAGGAAGAAGCCCGTCCTTTGGCGATCGCTCTGTTCGATGAACCAGCCTTAACAGTACACTTAGGCTTTGACCAAGCAAAAGTTGCTAGTTGTGATTGGTATCGCCAAACTGGACATCCTTATCTACAAGCAATTTTGCCAATATTGGATAACCTAGCAAGCTTGCCTTACGTTCAAAAATTAGAATTTTTGATTTCTTCAGGTAGCGATCCTTTGAGTAATTTGCAAGTGCAGTTAGACAGGCAGACAATTTCACCTCATGAATTACCTTCTTCGGTGGGTAATGATTTAGAGACGCAAAAGATTTACAGTTTTACGAAAGAAGTAGAGGAATAG
- the argC gene encoding N-acetyl-gamma-glutamyl-phosphate reductase codes for MGNFRRVPVGIVGASGYGGVQLVRLLMDHPNVELVYLGGDSSIGKSFASLYPHLAHAVKLPIEEIDPEVIARRCEVVFLALDNGLACQIAPTLLEKGCKVLDLSADYRFRDLLTYSAWYGLERSDRTTAATAVYGLPEIYREQISEAQLVGCPGGYATASLLALFPLLKQGLIAPETAIVDAKSGASGGGRDAKTYLLLAEADNSLAPYSVVRHRQTPEIEQICSDLAGHEVTVLFTPHLVPIVRGTLATVYAILRDPGLVGDDLTTIFTAFYRNSPWVKVCESGIYPQTKWATGSNLCYLGVAVDSRTGRVVAMSAIDNLIKGQAGQAIQCLNIMMGWDETLGLPNLGFYP; via the coding sequence ATGGGCAATTTTCGGCGCGTACCCGTTGGGATTGTTGGCGCGTCAGGCTATGGTGGAGTGCAATTAGTGCGATTGCTGATGGATCATCCAAACGTCGAACTAGTTTACTTAGGTGGAGACAGTAGTATTGGGAAATCTTTTGCGTCTCTCTACCCTCACTTAGCTCATGCAGTTAAATTACCAATTGAGGAAATAGACCCAGAAGTGATTGCGCGTCGCTGCGAAGTGGTGTTTCTGGCGCTAGATAATGGTTTGGCTTGTCAAATTGCCCCAACCTTGTTGGAGAAAGGTTGTAAAGTACTAGATTTAAGTGCAGACTATCGATTCCGTGATTTGCTTACTTACAGTGCATGGTATGGTTTGGAAAGGAGCGATCGCACTACAGCTGCCACTGCGGTATATGGATTACCTGAAATCTACCGTGAGCAAATTTCCGAAGCCCAATTAGTAGGGTGTCCTGGTGGCTACGCTACAGCCAGCCTCTTGGCATTGTTCCCTCTGTTAAAGCAAGGGTTAATCGCCCCAGAAACCGCTATTGTTGACGCTAAATCCGGCGCGTCCGGTGGTGGTAGGGATGCTAAAACTTATTTATTATTAGCAGAAGCAGACAATTCTCTTGCTCCTTATAGTGTAGTACGTCACCGCCAGACTCCAGAAATCGAGCAAATTTGTAGTGATTTGGCTGGTCACGAAGTCACAGTTTTATTTACACCACACCTCGTTCCTATAGTCCGGGGAACCTTGGCCACTGTATACGCTATTCTCCGCGACCCTGGTTTAGTCGGTGATGATTTAACTACTATTTTTACAGCATTTTACCGTAATTCCCCTTGGGTAAAAGTCTGTGAAAGTGGTATTTATCCTCAAACAAAATGGGCGACTGGCAGCAATCTTTGTTATCTCGGTGTAGCTGTTGACTCGCGTACTGGTCGGGTAGTTGCTATGTCAGCAATTGATAACTTAATCAAAGGCCAGGCGGGTCAAGCAATTCAGTGTCTCAATATCATGATGGGATGGGATGAAACATTGGGACTGCCTAATTTGGGGTTTTATCCGTAA